Part of the Candidatus Zixiibacteriota bacterium genome, AAAAAGGTGACTCTGCTTCAGGGTGATATGAGGAATTTTCATCTGAAAAAGAAATTCAATTTTATCTTCATCCCTTTTAATTCGTTTCTGGTTCTTCTCTCAAGTGAAGAGCAGAAGAACTGTTTGCGTTCAGCTCATAGACATCTTTCTTCTCAAAGTAGACTGATGATTAGCATGTTTAATCCGGACCTTTCCAGGGCTGAAGGAGTTTTGAGGAGCGAAGGAGATATTCTGGAGGATTATCCTCAGGAAGGGGATACTACCAAGATTTTCTCCAATCAGTTCTTCGATAAGCCCAGGCAGATTATAAAGGTCCGGATTTTCGTAGATAGCACTAATGCAAGCGGAGAGCTTTTCCGCAAAACCATCGATCTGAAGATGAGATATTTTTTTCAGGATGAATTTGAGAGAATCCTTTTCTCCAACGGGTTCGAAACTGTGGAGCTTTTCGGTAATTATGATAAAGTTCCTTTTAAAGAGGATAGCCCTTTTAT contains:
- a CDS encoding class I SAM-dependent methyltransferase — translated: MQNEFDAYADFYDKWNENFISDIPLWLEYARNCGSPVLELCCGTGRILLPIAREGIEITGLDISEKMLDKAREKLDKELEEVKKKVTLLQGDMRNFHLKKKFNFIFIPFNSFLVLLSSEEQKNCLRSAHRHLSSQSRLMISMFNPDLSRAEGVLRSEGDILEDYPQEGDTTKIFSNQFFDKPRQIIKVRIFVDSTNASGELFRKTIDLKMRYFFQDEFERILFSNGFETVELFGNYDKVPFKEDSPFIIFMAKKR